One Parasphingorhabdus cellanae genomic region harbors:
- a CDS encoding tetratricopeptide repeat-containing protein, producing MTTLLQILSIARSGNPTRAWSLFHAAGWDERIDEPKALTLKGRLLKDRAKATSGTECKRYYGKAAQAYMLAAEIEGDNSYPLINAATLALLGGNAGRSIELAKETLSLIDRDPTQGENAYWRAATRSEALLLLGNDSAARRTLTEAIAKLPLAWEDHAATIGQFELILSEQGKDGSWLDRHRPPASLYFSGMIGLDENNPKTLSTIKEVIDNKAPRFGFGALAAGADILIAEALLKSGAELHVTLPYSIDRFREVSVTPFGRQWVPRFDALVESAVNVYSLPEMPSAEERSLDAAVEMANLVAMGHSIRNAGLLRSTANALTIVDLGKKPGRNFPSWLASDRDYTVIEADRKPNMVRGSGSNPIDNTSDTLCATLFLGNVCKEIADIQQSQQIEFTKVGSGYCFESTQILQVCAIAKSVAKKFDGIRASLMIDVMDRDNPSQLVLEQAKDIALASSGGSVLTDYKSAMVLTLLSKENSIQEIGELKTAYGAIPIWIIA from the coding sequence ATGACCACGCTATTGCAAATCCTGTCCATTGCCCGTTCTGGTAATCCAACGCGCGCATGGAGCCTTTTCCATGCCGCCGGATGGGATGAGCGAATTGATGAGCCTAAAGCACTTACATTAAAGGGACGATTGCTCAAAGATCGGGCCAAAGCAACGTCTGGAACTGAGTGTAAGAGGTATTATGGCAAGGCAGCGCAAGCCTATATGCTTGCTGCAGAAATAGAAGGTGACAATAGCTATCCGTTGATCAATGCAGCCACTCTCGCGCTCCTAGGCGGCAACGCTGGACGGTCGATCGAGCTCGCGAAAGAAACCTTGTCACTTATTGATAGAGATCCGACACAAGGTGAGAATGCTTATTGGAGGGCTGCTACACGTTCAGAAGCTTTGTTGTTGCTGGGCAACGATTCAGCAGCTCGTAGAACGCTTACTGAAGCTATCGCAAAGCTTCCGCTGGCATGGGAAGATCACGCTGCAACCATCGGTCAATTTGAATTGATTCTTTCTGAACAAGGAAAGGATGGTTCTTGGCTTGACCGACATCGCCCACCTGCCAGTCTATATTTCAGTGGGATGATAGGGCTAGATGAGAATAATCCAAAAACCTTGAGCACCATCAAAGAGGTTATCGATAACAAGGCGCCCCGCTTTGGTTTTGGTGCATTGGCTGCCGGCGCTGATATATTAATCGCCGAAGCGTTACTTAAATCAGGAGCTGAGCTACATGTTACGCTACCCTATTCGATTGATCGTTTTAGGGAAGTTTCGGTTACACCATTTGGGCGGCAATGGGTGCCGCGTTTTGATGCGCTCGTCGAGAGCGCCGTTAATGTCTATTCCCTGCCGGAAATGCCCAGCGCTGAGGAACGTTCTTTAGACGCTGCTGTTGAAATGGCCAATCTTGTAGCTATGGGACATTCTATTCGAAATGCTGGCTTGCTTAGAAGCACAGCGAACGCGCTGACTATCGTGGATTTAGGTAAAAAACCTGGACGAAACTTTCCGTCTTGGCTCGCCTCTGACCGAGATTACACGGTGATCGAAGCTGATCGAAAACCAAATATGGTAAGAGGATCGGGGAGCAATCCAATCGACAATACGTCCGATACCTTATGTGCAACACTGTTTTTGGGAAATGTGTGCAAAGAGATTGCTGATATACAACAATCTCAACAAATTGAATTTACAAAAGTTGGGAGTGGATATTGCTTTGAATCCACTCAGATCTTACAAGTTTGTGCCATTGCTAAAAGCGTTGCTAAAAAGTTTGATGGCATTCGAGCAAGTTTAATGATCGATGTGATGGATCGAGATAACCCTTCACAGTTAGTTCTTGAGCAGGCGAAAGATATCGCGCTTGCTTCTAGCGGAGGATCGGTTTTAACAGACTACAAGTCTGCCATGGTCCTAACACTTTTGAGCAAGGAAAACTCCATTCAGGAAATTGGAGAATTGAAGACTGCATATGGTGCAATTCCGATCTGGATCATCGCCTGA
- a CDS encoding peroxidase family protein: MTMRMSHGEKLGGKNLHQMQDQMQQANLTLNDPGPLQDGTFPFSYMFPNLQNSSSRLIEENQTVDNLLELAKAIAATPADQDVDGPIPAAYTYFGQFIDHDLTLDISSGEIDEDNLYEILKDPTSTLRSHRSPFLELDSIYNAPAPRQPEDKAKMLLDPTDGGPLDDPFHDLPRENMDDTSCRHGRVALTGDPRNDENLVVGQLHVAFLRAHNALVNKASTGGKGDTRFIEAQGNLVRLYQSVIVNDYLPRICDREIVADVFENGPSFLKWSDRSKVAMPLEFSAAAFRFGHSMVRGRYGVNDSFPDQSLEELFTFTSLSGSISGNLPDSWRLDWDRFSDRSDHTELNMARKIDARIALSLANLQHCGEPVGSMIARQLSALNLVRGYRLRLPTGQAVADCIGTDVLQGNDFLDILPPEQKQAVSAGGFHNRTPLWYYILAESGDPSGVNGNHLGSVGSRIVAETFWNILCYSRPYKSGKSDGNKNELPDILKMAGV, from the coding sequence ATGACAATGCGTATGTCTCACGGGGAAAAATTAGGCGGCAAAAACCTACATCAGATGCAAGACCAAATGCAGCAAGCAAATTTGACTCTGAATGATCCGGGCCCTCTGCAAGATGGGACGTTCCCATTTTCTTACATGTTCCCAAATCTACAAAATTCGAGTTCTAGACTGATCGAAGAAAACCAAACAGTGGACAATCTTTTAGAGCTTGCCAAAGCCATCGCGGCAACGCCGGCAGATCAGGATGTGGATGGCCCAATACCTGCAGCATATACATATTTTGGCCAGTTTATTGATCACGATTTGACCTTGGACATTTCGAGTGGCGAAATCGATGAAGACAATCTCTATGAAATTCTAAAAGACCCTACCTCCACGTTGCGGTCACATAGATCACCGTTTCTTGAATTGGATTCGATCTACAACGCACCTGCGCCCCGGCAGCCAGAAGACAAAGCGAAAATGCTGTTGGACCCCACTGATGGCGGGCCCTTGGATGATCCGTTCCACGATTTGCCGCGCGAGAATATGGATGACACAAGTTGCCGTCACGGCAGGGTAGCTCTTACTGGTGATCCACGAAACGATGAGAACCTGGTCGTCGGGCAACTCCACGTAGCCTTTCTGAGAGCCCACAATGCTTTGGTCAACAAGGCAAGCACAGGCGGCAAAGGTGATACGCGGTTTATCGAAGCTCAGGGAAATTTGGTGCGTCTTTATCAATCGGTGATTGTTAACGATTATCTGCCGAGGATCTGTGACCGAGAAATTGTAGCTGACGTTTTTGAGAACGGCCCAAGTTTTCTAAAATGGTCAGACCGGTCAAAGGTCGCCATGCCACTCGAGTTTAGTGCAGCAGCTTTCAGATTTGGGCATTCGATGGTGCGAGGGCGCTACGGTGTAAACGACAGTTTTCCGGATCAGTCTTTGGAAGAGTTATTCACCTTTACAAGTTTAAGTGGCAGCATCAGCGGAAATCTTCCGGATAGCTGGCGTTTAGATTGGGATAGATTCAGTGATCGATCCGATCACACAGAACTCAATATGGCGAGAAAGATCGATGCCCGTATAGCCTTATCGCTAGCCAATCTTCAACATTGTGGAGAGCCAGTTGGAAGTATGATAGCTCGCCAACTTTCGGCGCTCAATCTTGTCAGGGGCTACCGCTTGCGGCTACCGACAGGCCAAGCAGTGGCCGATTGTATTGGCACCGATGTTCTGCAGGGGAATGACTTTCTTGATATTCTGCCGCCAGAACAAAAACAGGCCGTGTCTGCGGGCGGCTTCCACAATCGCACACCACTTTGGTACTATATATTGGCTGAGTCAGGAGACCCGTCAGGAGTCAATGGTAATCACCTTGGATCCGTTGGCAGTCGGATCGTCGCCGAGACGTTTTGGAATATCCTCTGTTACTCGCGGCCTTACAAAAGCGGGAAATCCGATGGGAACAAAAATGAGTTGCCAGATATCTTGAAGATGGCCGGCGTCTGA
- a CDS encoding Crp/Fnr family transcriptional regulator codes for MDYNDRLSALASFFQCSSEAAAKLNEAMSLVEYRHKDTLIHQGDFGSHIWLALDGHAQMQVIGVDGQVRLLNAYGPGEIFGAFPEPRESLADIIVQHKLVVLQISAADMIQLLRENPDFGLGLSKILGDQFHSVLDRMAARVTLTAIGRVYSELLKTVGEGNEISPPPVIAALALTAQTTRETGSRAINALERRGIIRRNEERLEILSRSMLKNLIV; via the coding sequence ATGGACTACAACGATCGACTCTCTGCGCTTGCTTCGTTTTTTCAATGTTCAAGCGAAGCCGCGGCCAAGCTTAATGAGGCTATGTCGTTGGTTGAATATCGCCATAAAGACACGCTCATACATCAAGGGGACTTCGGATCGCATATATGGCTTGCGCTTGACGGACATGCTCAAATGCAAGTGATCGGAGTCGACGGTCAGGTTCGACTGTTAAACGCGTATGGTCCGGGCGAAATATTTGGAGCATTTCCAGAGCCGCGCGAGTCACTAGCGGACATAATCGTCCAACATAAATTGGTAGTGTTGCAAATATCAGCGGCGGATATGATACAACTGCTTCGAGAAAATCCCGATTTTGGTCTTGGACTATCAAAAATTCTTGGTGATCAATTCCATAGTGTTCTCGATCGTATGGCTGCGCGAGTAACCCTGACAGCAATTGGCCGGGTCTATTCAGAGTTGTTGAAGACAGTCGGAGAAGGGAACGAGATTTCGCCACCTCCTGTGATCGCAGCCTTAGCTTTAACCGCTCAAACGACACGAGAGACTGGCTCTCGTGCAATCAATGCCTTGGAGCGGCGAGGAATTATCCGTCGGAATGAAGAAAGATTGGAAATTTTATCACGGTCGATGCTAAAAAATTTGATAGTATAG
- a CDS encoding HlyD family type I secretion periplasmic adaptor subunit, producing the protein MSEEQASAEDAAVKEGFFARRFPGLARHWMILRESWAQQNVADDNAKPQSDHEFLPAALEIMEKPASPGLRWLMLILCSLFAIALLWSFIGKVDVVATATGKVVPSASSKVIQPIEIGSIRAIHVKNGQRVKKGQLLVELDSTISNADAAQSSQQLMSAEIVRARNDALMAHLKGLNAQFVPPAGTPTDVALTQTQFVRSAIGEYEAEKASLEQQRAERQAQLIGAQAEIAKLEQTLPLLDRQLAARQELAEKGYFSRLRLLEFEQLRVEHIQNIEVQHANAAQARASIGNLDAQITRLRQAFGRGAVSEMAEAEDRSAMAVSELRKAAKRREFQQIRSPVDGTVQQLTLTTIGGVVQPAEPIMVIVPNDAEVQVSAQILNKDIGFIYEGQPVRVKLEAFNFTDYGLIEGVVDNISRDAIQDENLGLVYAARIKLNKRHLMVGGRRQAIGPGLQVQAEIKTGERRIIQYLLSPIAKTMDEAGRER; encoded by the coding sequence ATGAGCGAAGAACAAGCCAGCGCGGAAGATGCAGCGGTAAAAGAAGGATTTTTCGCACGCCGCTTCCCCGGCTTGGCGCGCCATTGGATGATCCTCCGGGAAAGCTGGGCGCAGCAAAATGTAGCCGATGATAATGCCAAGCCGCAAAGCGATCATGAATTTTTACCAGCTGCTCTGGAGATCATGGAGAAGCCAGCGAGCCCCGGCCTGCGCTGGTTGATGCTAATTCTGTGCAGCCTGTTTGCGATAGCCTTGCTGTGGTCGTTTATCGGCAAGGTTGATGTGGTCGCCACCGCCACCGGGAAGGTTGTGCCCTCGGCGAGCAGCAAGGTCATCCAGCCGATTGAGATCGGATCCATCCGCGCCATCCATGTGAAAAACGGTCAGCGGGTCAAGAAAGGTCAGTTGCTAGTCGAGCTCGACTCCACGATCAGCAATGCCGATGCGGCGCAAAGTTCTCAGCAGCTAATGTCTGCCGAAATTGTCCGTGCCCGCAATGATGCGCTGATGGCGCATCTAAAGGGTTTGAATGCGCAGTTTGTACCGCCAGCGGGAACGCCGACCGATGTCGCACTCACCCAGACGCAATTTGTGCGTTCGGCCATTGGTGAATATGAAGCCGAAAAGGCGAGCCTCGAGCAGCAACGCGCCGAACGCCAGGCGCAGCTTATCGGTGCGCAGGCGGAGATAGCAAAGCTCGAACAAACCCTGCCATTGCTCGACCGGCAACTGGCTGCGCGACAGGAGCTGGCTGAGAAAGGCTATTTCTCGCGCTTGCGCCTGCTGGAATTTGAGCAACTGCGCGTCGAGCATATCCAGAATATCGAAGTGCAGCACGCCAATGCGGCGCAGGCGCGGGCCTCCATCGGCAACCTCGATGCGCAGATCACAAGGTTGCGTCAGGCATTTGGCCGCGGCGCGGTATCGGAAATGGCGGAGGCAGAGGATCGCTCGGCCATGGCCGTTTCTGAGCTGCGCAAGGCCGCCAAGCGCCGCGAGTTCCAGCAGATCCGTTCACCGGTCGATGGCACGGTGCAACAACTCACCCTGACCACCATTGGCGGCGTGGTGCAACCCGCCGAGCCGATCATGGTGATCGTGCCGAATGATGCCGAGGTGCAGGTCAGCGCGCAGATCCTCAACAAGGATATCGGATTCATCTATGAGGGCCAGCCGGTACGGGTGAAGCTGGAGGCGTTTAACTTCACCGATTACGGCCTGATCGAAGGCGTGGTCGACAATATCAGCCGCGATGCGATCCAGGATGAAAATCTCGGGCTGGTCTATGCAGCGCGGATCAAACTCAACAAACGCCACCTGATGGTGGGTGGCAGGCGTCAAGCGATCGGCCCGGGTCTACAAGTACAGGCGGAGATCAAGACCGGCGAGCGGCGTATCATCCAATATTTACTGTCGCCCATTGCCAAGACAATGGATGAAGCAGGGCGTGAACGATAG
- a CDS encoding tyrosine-type recombinase/integrase — protein MKYQYKRVPLNLDQVQALEQACLEFEDKLLAWLLLDTGLRIGEWQSLTPQNVNWQERTLTIFGKGTGGQSKRRTVPVSNRSMALLEKHFAIRNDMDCSIRSAQRRVKIIANRAKITTPVSPHVLRHTFAILALMKGFSLPALQKILGHENLETTAIYLNMQDSHVIDEYRTKW, from the coding sequence ATGAAATACCAATATAAACGCGTGCCTCTCAACCTGGATCAAGTCCAGGCGCTCGAACAGGCGTGCCTGGAATTTGAGGACAAACTGCTTGCTTGGCTTTTGCTCGATACCGGCTTGCGCATCGGCGAGTGGCAGTCGCTCACCCCGCAAAATGTCAATTGGCAAGAACGCACGCTGACCATTTTTGGCAAAGGCACTGGCGGTCAATCCAAAAGGCGCACCGTGCCGGTGTCCAATCGATCCATGGCCTTGCTCGAAAAGCATTTTGCCATCCGCAATGATATGGATTGTTCCATTCGCTCGGCACAGCGGCGCGTAAAAATCATAGCCAACCGCGCAAAAATTACGACGCCGGTATCGCCGCATGTGCTCCGGCATACATTTGCGATCCTCGCTTTGATGAAAGGCTTTTCATTACCCGCCCTGCAAAAAATATTGGGTCATGAAAATTTGGAAACGACCGCGATATATTTGAATATGCAGGACTCGCATGTGATCGACGAATATCGAACGAAGTGGTAA
- a CDS encoding toll/interleukin-1 receptor domain-containing protein translates to MRASDHFRAFVSYSHADARFAHKLHRKMETYRLPSQFRKGSTSVETGLTDGRLGKIFRDREDLPASQDLSQAVKEALSSSQALIVLCSPDAKSSPWVSQEIDLFRSLHPDRPILAALIRGEPEESFPEPLLQGREPLAADLRKEGDGWKLGFLKIVAGIAGVSLDSLVQRDAQRRLNRVMVVTGGVLVGLLAMVGMTMLAIQSRNEAQLERAKAEGLVEYMLTDLRNQLKGVGRLDVMSNVNEQAMSYYEGQDNLSDLTADSLERRARILHAMGEDDTNRGDMDRAITKFVEARRVTANLLQRNPKKPERIFAHGQSEYWLGYIHYRQKKWPAAEERWTSYQALASELTAISKTNSKWQKEESYALGNLCTLSVVRNDKNLDNDKYCEPALDIMVLLRDELPDDRQLQRDVANRHSWLSKFYDKRGETEKALAQLQISEDLLLDLVGQDLRDMESVHLLMGVRMVYAELLLTARRPQEAIQKNRQSLQLAEQMVKRDIRNQKWRDWQKRAIEFDKSPSK, encoded by the coding sequence ATGCGCGCAAGCGATCACTTTCGTGCGTTTGTAAGCTACAGCCATGCAGATGCGCGTTTTGCGCACAAGCTGCACCGCAAGATGGAAACCTATCGGCTACCTTCCCAGTTCCGAAAGGGGTCGACTAGCGTTGAAACGGGATTGACCGATGGGCGCCTCGGTAAAATTTTCCGGGACCGTGAAGATTTACCCGCATCTCAAGATCTTTCTCAAGCCGTAAAAGAAGCACTTTCCTCTTCCCAAGCCCTAATTGTATTATGTTCGCCCGATGCCAAATCGTCTCCCTGGGTATCGCAAGAGATTGACTTGTTCCGGTCTTTACATCCCGATCGACCTATTCTTGCAGCACTGATTAGAGGAGAGCCTGAAGAGTCTTTTCCAGAGCCACTCTTGCAAGGCCGAGAACCATTGGCAGCTGATCTCCGAAAAGAGGGAGACGGTTGGAAGCTAGGTTTTCTAAAAATCGTCGCTGGCATTGCGGGAGTATCCCTGGACTCTCTTGTTCAACGCGATGCACAGAGGCGTTTAAACCGCGTGATGGTCGTCACGGGTGGTGTGCTGGTTGGTCTGCTAGCCATGGTCGGGATGACAATGTTAGCAATCCAATCGCGCAACGAAGCGCAACTCGAACGAGCCAAGGCTGAAGGGCTTGTCGAATATATGCTCACTGACTTGAGAAACCAACTCAAGGGTGTTGGACGTTTGGATGTCATGTCCAACGTTAATGAGCAAGCAATGAGCTATTATGAAGGGCAGGATAATCTGAGCGACCTAACCGCCGACAGCTTGGAACGGCGAGCGAGAATACTGCACGCCATGGGTGAGGATGACACTAATCGCGGCGATATGGATAGAGCCATCACAAAGTTTGTTGAAGCTCGACGCGTGACTGCGAATTTATTGCAACGAAATCCCAAAAAACCGGAACGTATTTTTGCTCACGGACAAAGCGAATATTGGTTAGGTTATATACATTATCGCCAAAAGAAATGGCCGGCAGCAGAAGAACGATGGACCAGCTATCAAGCATTAGCCTCCGAACTGACAGCAATCTCAAAAACCAACTCTAAGTGGCAAAAAGAAGAGTCTTATGCGCTCGGCAATCTATGCACTTTAAGTGTCGTTCGAAACGATAAAAACTTAGACAATGACAAATACTGTGAACCGGCCTTAGACATTATGGTACTATTGCGGGATGAACTGCCTGATGACCGCCAACTACAACGCGATGTCGCAAACAGGCATAGTTGGTTGAGCAAATTCTATGATAAAAGAGGCGAAACCGAAAAAGCTTTAGCCCAATTGCAAATAAGCGAAGATCTATTGCTTGATCTTGTCGGGCAAGATTTGCGAGATATGGAGAGCGTTCACCTACTTATGGGTGTACGAATGGTTTATGCTGAACTTCTATTAACAGCACGTCGTCCCCAAGAAGCAATCCAAAAAAACCGCCAATCCCTGCAACTAGCCGAACAGATGGTGAAGCGCGACATTCGCAACCAGAAATGGCGTGATTGGCAGAAACGCGCAATCGAGTTTGATAAAAGCCCAAGCAAATAA
- a CDS encoding DUF5818 domain-containing protein: protein MPRGTIHRETGILRRAPLGYALEMNGGSSWMLDINGSMRTLIGKRLTVEGKRMGFDLIYVDHIWVDGKLWKLSIWKRVVLWLFSSTMILGIVLSLI, encoded by the coding sequence ATGCCAAGAGGAACAATACATAGAGAAACCGGCATATTACGCCGGGCGCCGTTGGGCTATGCGCTGGAAATGAACGGCGGCAGCAGCTGGATGCTTGATATAAACGGCAGTATGCGAACGTTGATTGGAAAACGCCTTACCGTTGAAGGCAAGCGGATGGGGTTTGATCTGATCTATGTGGATCACATCTGGGTTGATGGAAAGCTATGGAAGCTTAGTATTTGGAAAAGGGTTGTGCTTTGGCTATTCTCGTCGACCATGATTTTGGGAATTGTTCTTTCCCTCATTTGA
- a CDS encoding type I secretion system permease/ATPase yields the protein MSEGADDQNTSADVDQAALTSSAPLDPALACFVLLAKFLGVPADPNQIHHDRGQGDEPYTLEHLSRIAKKLGLISRLRDAKREELSKIPLPAILRTQDGGAFILLKIEEESLAPRYLIQRGDAERPEVLSVEQMDEVFAGRLLLLTSREKVTGDKRPFDISWFIPALVKYRRALRDVLIGSFFLQLMGLASPIFFQLVIDKVLVHQSLTTLEVLAFGLAVVLTWETFLSALRNWLFAHTTNRVDAELSTNMFRHLVNLPVSYFEARRVGDSVARVRELENIRQFLTSNAVTVVIDLFFTIVFFVVMYIYSPLLTLIVALTIPIYIAISLFITPPLRARLDEKFRQGAENQAFLVETVTGIGTLKSMAVEPQMRDKWEKLFSGYTQTGFKVAVLSNWGSHLIQIVSKLTTVAILYFGAKAVIAGTFTVGSLVAFNMLAGRVAQPILRLSQLWQDFQQVRISVDRLGDVLNSPAEPEYNPGRASLPPISGRIEFDKVRFRYRPDAAEALRGVSLEVKAGEMIGIVGPSGSGKSTLTKLVQRLYVPEQGRVLIDGVDLALVDPAWLRRQIGVVLQENILFNRTVRENISLADPTRPMEAVIAAATLAGAHEFILELPHGYDTIIEERGGNLSGGQRQRLAIARALIGDPRVLILDEATSALDAESEEIIQNNLSKIAQGRTTMIIAHRLSAVRQCNRIVTVEASEITEIGTHDELIKADGRYAMLYKKQMGIGA from the coding sequence ATGTCCGAGGGGGCAGACGATCAAAACACCAGTGCAGATGTCGATCAGGCTGCGTTGACCAGTTCGGCGCCGCTTGACCCGGCGTTGGCTTGCTTTGTGTTGCTTGCCAAATTTCTCGGCGTTCCCGCAGACCCTAATCAGATCCATCATGACCGCGGGCAGGGCGATGAGCCTTATACGCTGGAACATCTGTCGCGCATTGCCAAAAAACTCGGGCTGATATCAAGGCTGCGCGATGCAAAGCGAGAAGAGCTGAGCAAGATACCGCTGCCAGCGATCTTGCGAACCCAAGATGGCGGCGCGTTTATCTTGCTGAAGATCGAAGAAGAGAGTCTAGCGCCCCGCTATTTGATCCAGCGCGGCGATGCCGAGCGACCAGAAGTCTTGTCAGTAGAGCAAATGGACGAAGTTTTTGCCGGGCGTTTGTTGCTGCTAACCTCGCGCGAAAAAGTTACTGGCGATAAACGGCCCTTTGACATAAGCTGGTTCATCCCGGCGCTGGTGAAATATCGCCGCGCCTTGCGCGATGTGCTGATCGGCAGCTTCTTTCTGCAACTCATGGGACTTGCCTCACCGATTTTCTTTCAATTGGTGATTGATAAAGTGCTGGTGCACCAGTCGCTCACAACCTTGGAGGTGCTGGCCTTTGGCTTGGCTGTTGTGCTGACCTGGGAGACATTTCTGTCGGCGCTGCGAAACTGGCTGTTCGCCCACACGACTAACCGTGTCGATGCTGAACTGTCGACCAACATGTTCCGGCATCTGGTCAATTTGCCGGTTAGCTATTTCGAAGCACGGCGCGTGGGCGACAGTGTCGCTCGCGTCCGCGAACTGGAAAATATCCGCCAGTTTCTCACCAGCAATGCCGTGACTGTGGTTATCGATCTGTTCTTCACCATCGTCTTTTTTGTGGTCATGTATATCTATTCGCCGCTGCTGACGCTAATCGTGGCGCTGACCATTCCGATCTACATTGCGATCTCCTTGTTCATCACCCCGCCGCTGCGGGCGCGGCTTGACGAAAAGTTTCGCCAGGGAGCAGAAAACCAGGCCTTTCTGGTGGAAACGGTTACTGGCATTGGCACGCTTAAATCCATGGCGGTGGAGCCGCAGATGCGCGACAAATGGGAAAAACTTTTCTCTGGCTATACGCAGACCGGTTTCAAGGTCGCCGTGCTGTCAAATTGGGGCAGTCATCTTATCCAGATCGTATCGAAGCTTACCACCGTGGCAATTCTCTATTTTGGTGCAAAAGCAGTGATAGCCGGTACATTCACCGTCGGTTCTCTCGTCGCGTTCAATATGCTGGCTGGGCGCGTTGCGCAGCCGATTTTGCGATTGTCCCAACTATGGCAGGATTTTCAGCAAGTGCGCATCTCTGTCGACCGGCTGGGCGATGTGCTCAACTCTCCGGCAGAGCCAGAATATAATCCGGGCCGCGCCAGCTTGCCGCCGATCAGTGGCCGTATAGAATTTGATAAGGTGCGCTTCCGCTATCGTCCCGATGCAGCTGAAGCTTTGCGCGGCGTCAGCCTGGAAGTGAAAGCAGGCGAGATGATCGGCATTGTTGGGCCTTCCGGTTCTGGCAAATCAACACTGACCAAATTGGTGCAGCGGCTTTATGTGCCTGAGCAAGGCAGGGTGCTGATCGATGGCGTTGATCTGGCGCTGGTCGATCCGGCCTGGCTCCGCCGACAAATCGGCGTCGTGCTGCAAGAGAACATCTTGTTCAATCGGACGGTCCGTGAAAATATCTCATTGGCTGATCCAACGCGGCCAATGGAAGCGGTGATCGCTGCGGCAACGCTAGCCGGAGCGCACGAGTTCATATTGGAACTTCCCCATGGCTATGACACGATCATTGAAGAACGTGGTGGCAATCTGTCCGGAGGTCAGCGTCAAAGGTTAGCCATAGCCAGAGCTCTGATTGGTGATCCGCGTGTCCTGATCCTTGATGAAGCTACCAGTGCGCTGGATGCGGAGAGCGAAGAGATTATCCAGAATAATTTGAGCAAGATCGCGCAAGGCCGTACGACCATGATTATTGCCCACCGGCTATCCGCTGTGCGCCAATGCAATCGCATCGTGACCGTTGAGGCTAGTGAAATTACGGAAATTGGCACGCATGACGAACTTATCAAAGCCGATGGGCGTTATGCCATGCTCTACAAAAAACAAATGGGCATCGGGGCATGA